One Corynebacterium efficiens YS-314 DNA segment encodes these proteins:
- a CDS encoding phosphoribosyl-ATP diphosphatase — MMYCVKTFDSLYEELLDRAQNRPEGSGTVAALDKGVHHIGKKVIEEAGEVWIAAEYQSDEELAEEISQLMYWTQVMMVARGIKPEDVYKNL; from the coding sequence ATGATGTACTGCGTGAAGACATTTGACTCGCTGTACGAAGAACTTCTTGACCGCGCCCAGAACCGCCCTGAGGGTTCCGGAACCGTAGCCGCCTTGGATAAAGGTGTCCATCATATCGGCAAGAAGGTCATCGAGGAGGCCGGCGAGGTCTGGATCGCGGCGGAATACCAGTCCGATGAGGAACTGGCCGAGGAGATCTCCCAGTTGATGTACTGGACCCAGGTCATGATGGTTGCTCGGGGCATCAAGCCCGAAGATGTCTACAAGAACCTGTAG
- the metH gene encoding methionine synthase: MSDTATSSAFLDALRSHVLIGDGAMGTQLQAFDLDVEDDFLGLEGCNEILNHTRPDVLRQIHRAYFEAGADLVETNTFGCNLPNLADYDIADRCRELAYKGTAVAREVADEMGPGRNGMRRFVVGSLGPGTKLPSLGHAPYGDLRGHYKEAALGIIEGGGDAFLIETAQDLLQVKAAVHGVQDAMTELGVTLPIICHVTVETTGTMLMGSEIGAALTALEPLGIDMIGLNCATGPAEMSEHLRYLSKHASIPVSVMPNAGLPVLGKNGAEYPLTAEELAEALRGFVTDYGLSMVGGCCGTTPEHIRAVRDAVVGVPEGETSALESVPVGPVERAEREIEVEDAVASLYTSVPLSQGTGITMIGERTNANGSRAFREAMLAGDWEKCVDIAKQQTRDGAHMLDLCVDYVGRDGREDMATLASLLATSSTLPIMLDSTEPEVIRVGLEHLGGRSIVNSVNFEDGDGPESRYRRIMAMVQQHGAAVVALTIDEEGQARTAEHKIRIAERLIEDITGTYGLKESDIIVDCLTFPISTGQEETRRDGIETIEAIRELKKRHPEVHTTLGLSNISFGLNPAARQVLNSVFLHECIQVGLDSAIAHSSKILPMNRIDERQREVALDMVYDRRAEGYDPLQEFMQLFEGVSAADAKDARAEALAAMPLFERLAQRIIDGDKNGLEEDLEAGMKEKKPIEIINEDLLNGMKTVGELFGSGQMQLPFVLQSAETMKTAVAYLEPFMEDEAEATGEARAESKGRIVLATVKGDVHDIGKNLVDIIMSNNGYDVVNLGIKQPISAMLEAAEKHNADAIGMSGLLVKSTVVMKDNLEEMNAAKASHYPVMLGGAALTRTYVENDLAEVYQGDVYYARDAFEGLSLMDELMAEQRGEGADPDSPEAIEAARKKEERRARNERSKRIAAERKAKAEPVEVPERSDVATDTPVATPPFWGTRIVKGLALAEYLPTLDERALFMGQWGLKATRGGEGPSYEELVETEGRPRFRYWIDRLKAEGILDHTAIVYGYFPAVSEGDDVVILESPEPDAPERMRFSFPRQQRGRFLCIADFIRPREQAIAEGQVDVFPFQLVTMGDPIAQFANKLFAANEYRDYLEVHGLGVQLTEAIAEYWHARIRSELQLTTGGTAADDDAEDKKKFFDLDYRGARFSFGYGSCPDLEDRIKMVELLQPERIGVELSEELQLHPEQSTDAFVLYHPEAKYFNV, translated from the coding sequence ATGTCTGATACAGCTACCTCCTCCGCATTCCTTGACGCTCTGCGCAGCCACGTACTCATCGGCGATGGCGCCATGGGTACCCAGTTGCAGGCCTTCGACCTCGACGTGGAAGATGACTTCCTCGGCCTTGAAGGCTGTAATGAGATCCTCAACCACACCCGACCCGACGTCCTGCGTCAGATCCACCGCGCCTACTTCGAGGCCGGTGCCGATCTGGTGGAGACGAACACCTTCGGTTGTAACCTGCCGAACCTGGCCGACTATGACATCGCCGACCGCTGCCGCGAGCTGGCCTACAAGGGCACGGCCGTGGCACGTGAGGTCGCCGATGAGATGGGTCCGGGCAGGAACGGCATGCGCCGCTTCGTCGTGGGTTCCCTCGGACCGGGCACCAAGCTGCCCTCCCTCGGACACGCCCCCTACGGTGACCTGCGCGGCCACTACAAGGAAGCCGCCCTCGGCATCATCGAGGGTGGCGGTGATGCCTTCCTCATCGAGACCGCACAGGACCTCCTGCAGGTCAAGGCCGCCGTCCACGGTGTCCAGGACGCCATGACCGAACTCGGTGTCACCCTGCCGATCATCTGCCACGTCACCGTGGAAACCACCGGCACCATGCTCATGGGTTCCGAGATCGGTGCCGCACTGACCGCCCTGGAGCCACTGGGCATCGACATGATCGGCCTGAACTGTGCCACCGGCCCGGCCGAGATGAGCGAGCACCTGCGCTACCTGTCCAAGCACGCCTCCATCCCGGTCTCCGTCATGCCGAACGCCGGCCTGCCGGTGCTGGGCAAGAACGGTGCCGAATACCCCCTGACCGCCGAGGAGCTCGCCGAGGCCCTGCGCGGTTTCGTCACCGACTACGGACTGTCCATGGTCGGTGGCTGCTGTGGCACCACCCCCGAACACATCCGTGCCGTGCGTGATGCGGTGGTCGGTGTGCCGGAGGGGGAGACCTCCGCACTGGAATCCGTGCCGGTCGGACCCGTCGAGCGCGCCGAGCGTGAGATCGAGGTCGAGGACGCCGTGGCCTCGCTCTACACCTCCGTCCCGCTGAGCCAGGGCACCGGCATCACCATGATCGGTGAGCGTACCAACGCCAACGGCTCCCGCGCCTTCCGCGAGGCCATGCTCGCCGGCGACTGGGAGAAGTGCGTCGACATCGCCAAGCAGCAGACCCGCGACGGCGCCCACATGCTCGACCTCTGTGTCGACTACGTGGGCCGCGACGGCCGTGAGGACATGGCCACCCTGGCCTCCCTGCTGGCCACCAGCTCCACCCTGCCGATCATGCTGGACTCCACCGAACCGGAGGTCATCCGAGTTGGCCTGGAGCACCTGGGTGGGCGCAGCATCGTCAACTCCGTCAACTTCGAGGACGGTGACGGTCCGGAATCCCGCTACCGTCGCATCATGGCGATGGTCCAGCAGCACGGCGCCGCCGTGGTCGCCCTCACCATCGACGAGGAGGGGCAGGCACGTACCGCCGAGCACAAGATCCGCATCGCCGAGCGCCTCATCGAGGACATCACCGGCACCTACGGGCTGAAGGAGTCCGACATCATCGTCGACTGCCTCACCTTCCCGATCTCCACCGGCCAGGAGGAGACCCGTCGCGACGGCATCGAGACCATCGAGGCCATCCGGGAGCTGAAGAAGCGCCACCCGGAGGTGCACACCACCCTGGGCCTGTCCAACATCTCCTTCGGACTCAACCCGGCGGCCCGCCAGGTACTCAATTCCGTCTTCCTGCACGAGTGCATCCAGGTCGGCCTGGATTCCGCCATCGCCCACAGCTCCAAGATCCTGCCGATGAACCGCATCGACGAACGCCAGCGCGAGGTCGCACTCGACATGGTCTATGACCGTCGCGCCGAGGGCTATGACCCGCTCCAGGAGTTCATGCAGCTGTTCGAGGGTGTCTCCGCAGCCGATGCCAAGGACGCCCGCGCGGAGGCACTGGCGGCCATGCCGCTGTTCGAGCGGCTCGCCCAGCGCATCATCGACGGCGACAAGAACGGTCTGGAGGAGGATCTCGAGGCCGGCATGAAGGAGAAGAAGCCGATCGAGATCATCAATGAGGACCTGCTCAACGGCATGAAGACCGTCGGTGAGCTCTTCGGCTCCGGTCAGATGCAGCTGCCGTTCGTGCTCCAGTCCGCGGAAACCATGAAAACGGCCGTGGCCTACCTCGAACCATTCATGGAGGACGAGGCCGAGGCCACCGGTGAGGCCCGGGCGGAGAGCAAGGGCCGCATCGTGCTGGCCACCGTCAAGGGCGATGTCCACGACATCGGCAAGAACCTGGTGGACATCATCATGTCCAACAACGGATATGACGTGGTCAACCTCGGCATCAAACAGCCCATCTCGGCGATGTTGGAGGCCGCGGAGAAGCACAACGCGGATGCCATCGGCATGTCCGGTCTGCTGGTGAAGTCCACCGTGGTGATGAAGGACAACCTGGAGGAGATGAACGCCGCCAAGGCGTCTCACTACCCGGTGATGCTCGGTGGTGCCGCCCTGACCCGCACCTATGTGGAAAACGACCTGGCCGAGGTCTACCAGGGCGATGTCTACTACGCCCGCGATGCCTTCGAGGGGCTCAGCCTCATGGATGAGCTCATGGCGGAGCAGAGGGGAGAGGGCGCGGATCCCGATTCCCCGGAGGCCATCGAGGCCGCCCGGAAGAAGGAGGAACGTCGCGCGCGCAATGAGCGCTCGAAGCGGATCGCCGCGGAGCGCAAGGCCAAGGCCGAGCCGGTGGAGGTGCCGGAGCGTTCCGACGTGGCCACCGACACCCCCGTCGCCACGCCTCCGTTCTGGGGCACCCGGATCGTCAAGGGTCTGGCCCTGGCGGAGTACCTGCCCACCCTGGATGAGCGCGCACTGTTCATGGGTCAGTGGGGACTGAAGGCCACCCGTGGTGGCGAGGGCCCCTCCTATGAGGAGCTGGTGGAAACCGAGGGACGCCCGCGGTTCCGGTACTGGATCGACCGCCTCAAGGCGGAGGGCATCCTCGACCACACCGCGATTGTCTACGGTTACTTCCCGGCCGTGTCAGAGGGTGATGACGTGGTCATCCTCGAATCCCCGGAACCGGACGCCCCGGAGCGGATGCGTTTTTCCTTCCCCCGCCAGCAGCGTGGCCGTTTCCTGTGCATCGCGGATTTCATCCGCCCCCGGGAGCAGGCCATCGCCGAGGGACAGGTGGATGTGTTCCCCTTCCAGCTGGTGACCATGGGTGATCCGATCGCGCAGTTCGCCAACAAGCTGTTCGCCGCCAATGAGTACCGCGACTACCTCGAGGTCCACGGCCTGGGTGTTCAGCTCACCGAGGCCATCGCCGAGTACTGGCATGCGCGTATCCGTTCCGAGCTGCAGCTGACCACTGGCGGTACCGCCGCGGATGATGACGCCGAGGACAAGAAGAAATTCTTCGACCTGGACTACCGCGGTGCGCGTTTCTCCTTCGGTTATGGGTCCTGCCCGGACCTGGAGGACCGCATCAAGATGGTGGAGCTGCTGCAGCCGGAGCGCATCGGTGTGGAGCTGTCCGAGGAGCTGCAGCTGCACCCGGAGCAGTCCACGGATGCCTTCGTGCTCTACCACCCGGAGGCGAAGTACTTCAACGTCTAA
- a CDS encoding undecaprenyl-diphosphate phosphatase — protein sequence MSWTQTLVLSVVQGLTEFLPISSSGHLRIISELFWGADAGASFTAVVQLGTEAAVLVYFAREIWQILTGWFAGVFNKDRRGRDYKMGWMIIVATIPVVVLGVLGKDLIRDALRNMWITATVLVLFSFVFILAEKVGKKDRGYDELNMRDALVMGFAQCLALIPGVSRSGGTISAGLFMGLNREVAAKFSFLLAIPAVLGSGLYSLPDAFDPSTGQAASGLQLTIGTLVAFLVGYASIAWLMKFVANHSFSWFAAYRIPAGLLVMLLLWLGYLNP from the coding sequence ATGAGTTGGACGCAGACGCTTGTCCTCTCGGTGGTCCAGGGACTCACCGAATTCCTCCCCATCAGCTCCTCGGGCCATCTCCGCATCATCTCCGAACTGTTCTGGGGTGCCGACGCCGGCGCCTCGTTCACGGCGGTGGTCCAGCTCGGCACCGAGGCGGCCGTCCTGGTGTACTTCGCCAGGGAGATCTGGCAGATCCTCACCGGCTGGTTCGCCGGGGTGTTCAATAAGGATCGCCGTGGGCGCGACTACAAGATGGGCTGGATGATCATCGTGGCCACCATCCCCGTGGTGGTGCTCGGTGTCCTGGGCAAGGACCTCATCCGTGACGCCCTGCGCAACATGTGGATCACCGCCACGGTGCTGGTGTTGTTCTCCTTCGTGTTCATCCTCGCGGAGAAGGTCGGCAAGAAGGACCGCGGCTATGATGAGCTCAATATGAGGGATGCCCTGGTGATGGGTTTCGCCCAGTGCCTCGCCTTGATCCCGGGTGTGTCCCGTTCCGGTGGCACCATCTCCGCGGGTCTGTTCATGGGGCTCAACCGTGAGGTCGCCGCGAAGTTCTCCTTCCTGCTGGCCATCCCGGCGGTGCTCGGTTCCGGCCTGTACTCCCTGCCGGACGCCTTCGATCCGTCCACCGGGCAGGCGGCCTCGGGGCTCCAGTTGACCATCGGTACGCTGGTGGCCTTCCTCGTTGGTTATGCCTCCATCGCCTGGCTGATGAAATTCGTGGCCAACCACTCCTTCTCCTGGTTTGCCGCCTACCGCATCCCGGCCGGTCTGCTTGTCATGCTGCTGCTCTGGCTGGGGTACCTCAACCCCTAG
- a CDS encoding YbhB/YbcL family Raf kinase inhibitor-like protein, with the protein MSDYNDPRFPGPDPYAPLGDVPSFPLTSTDLTNGDKLKEPQLGGNNVSPQLSWSDLPEGTKSLAVTCFDPDAPTASGYWHWAAFNIPVSVTELPTGAGDETLGGIDGVVSLKGDSGLRGYYGAQPPEGHGPHRYLFAVHAVDVEKLDIDPDSTPTVLGFNLYFHTLGRSVLWGWYEN; encoded by the coding sequence ATGAGTGATTACAATGATCCCCGTTTCCCCGGCCCCGATCCCTACGCACCCCTGGGTGACGTCCCCAGCTTCCCGTTGACCTCCACGGATCTCACCAACGGCGACAAGCTCAAGGAACCCCAGCTCGGTGGTAATAACGTCTCACCGCAGCTGTCGTGGTCCGACCTGCCGGAGGGTACCAAGTCCCTGGCGGTCACCTGCTTCGACCCCGATGCCCCGACCGCCTCCGGCTACTGGCACTGGGCTGCGTTCAACATTCCGGTCAGTGTCACCGAGCTGCCCACCGGCGCCGGCGATGAGACCCTCGGCGGTATCGACGGTGTGGTCTCCCTCAAGGGCGATTCCGGTCTACGTGGTTACTACGGGGCGCAGCCACCGGAGGGCCACGGACCCCACCGTTACCTCTTCGCCGTGCACGCCGTGGACGTGGAAAAGCTCGATATTGACCCCGATTCCACCCCCACCGTCCTTGGATTCAACCTCTATTTCCACACTCTGGGGCGATCCGTGCTGTGGGGTTGGTACGAGAACTAG
- a CDS encoding aldo/keto reductase, translating into MVGTSGLRVTRMGLGTSTWGLGTELPEAGAMLTDFLTAGGTLIDVSPTYATGAAEQMLGELLRTHTPRPDLVISSSAGVNPHLPIGRRVDCSRRSLIAQLDATLASLGTEYLDLWSVGYWDDRTPPHEVADTLDYAVRTGRVRYAGVRGYSGWQLAVTHAASHHAAAAARPIVVAQSEYSLLVRRPEEELLPATQHLGVGFFAGAPLGQGVLTAKYRSQIPPDSRAASSGRDAEMQGYLDSRAHTIVDALDTAARGLGLSPAVTATTWVRDRPGVTSVIVGARTPEQLQQLLRVEEVVLPAPIIKALEDVSL; encoded by the coding sequence ATGGTGGGAACGAGTGGTCTGCGTGTGACACGCATGGGGCTGGGCACCTCAACCTGGGGGCTGGGTACCGAATTACCCGAGGCAGGCGCGATGCTCACCGATTTCCTCACCGCCGGTGGCACCCTGATCGATGTCTCCCCCACCTACGCCACCGGCGCAGCCGAGCAGATGCTGGGGGAATTGCTGCGCACCCACACGCCCCGACCGGATCTGGTGATCTCCTCCTCCGCCGGTGTCAACCCCCACCTGCCCATCGGGCGGCGGGTGGACTGTTCCCGTCGCTCCCTCATCGCGCAACTGGATGCGACCCTGGCCTCGCTCGGCACGGAATACCTGGATCTGTGGTCCGTGGGGTACTGGGATGACCGCACCCCACCCCATGAGGTCGCCGACACCCTCGACTACGCCGTGCGCACCGGCCGGGTCCGCTACGCCGGGGTGCGCGGGTACTCCGGCTGGCAGCTGGCGGTCACACACGCCGCATCCCACCATGCCGCCGCGGCGGCACGGCCCATCGTGGTGGCCCAGAGTGAATACAGCCTGCTGGTACGCCGCCCCGAGGAGGAATTGCTGCCGGCCACCCAACACCTGGGGGTGGGTTTCTTCGCCGGTGCCCCACTCGGCCAGGGGGTGCTCACCGCCAAATACCGATCCCAGATCCCACCGGATTCCCGTGCTGCGTCCTCCGGGCGTGACGCCGAGATGCAGGGGTACCTCGACTCCAGGGCGCACACCATCGTCGATGCCCTCGACACCGCCGCCCGGGGCCTGGGGCTGAGTCCCGCCGTCACCGCCACCACCTGGGTGCGGGACCGCCCCGGGGTCACCTCGGTGATCGTGGGGGCCAGGACACCGGAGCAGCTGCAGCAGTTGCTGCGGGTGGAGGAGGTTGTTCTCCCCGCCCCGATCATCAAGGCGCTGGAGGATGTCTCCCTGTAA
- a CDS encoding HAD family hydrolase, whose protein sequence is MIKAIFWDMDGTMVDTEPQWGVATYELSELMGRRITPEIRESTIGGSMPRTIRICAAHAGIEVTGEDYERYRRFMLGRVAELFDEALVPNPGVIPLLAQLRGLGVPMLVTTNTERSLAQGCIEAVGAGYFVDSITGDEVDNPKPAPDMYLEAAHRVGLPPSECLVFEDSYNGMTAAVEAGCRVIGLHPETLTPPAGVVALRDLHGRNNFEGVTAELVGSWYAGIEPVGVRN, encoded by the coding sequence ATGATCAAGGCAATCTTCTGGGACATGGACGGCACGATGGTGGACACGGAGCCGCAGTGGGGGGTGGCCACCTATGAGCTCAGTGAGCTCATGGGTCGGCGGATCACCCCGGAGATCCGTGAGTCGACCATCGGCGGCAGCATGCCGCGCACCATCCGCATCTGCGCTGCGCACGCCGGCATCGAGGTCACCGGGGAGGACTACGAGCGGTACCGTCGCTTCATGCTCGGCCGTGTCGCCGAGCTTTTCGACGAGGCACTCGTCCCGAATCCCGGCGTGATCCCCCTGCTTGCGCAGCTCAGGGGGCTGGGCGTGCCCATGCTGGTAACCACCAATACGGAACGTTCCCTGGCGCAGGGCTGCATCGAGGCCGTCGGTGCGGGGTACTTCGTGGATTCCATCACCGGTGATGAGGTGGACAATCCCAAACCGGCCCCCGACATGTACCTCGAGGCCGCCCACAGGGTGGGATTACCCCCATCCGAGTGTCTCGTTTTCGAGGATTCCTACAACGGCATGACCGCCGCGGTGGAGGCCGGGTGCCGGGTCATCGGCCTGCACCCGGAGACCCTCACCCCGCCGGCCGGTGTGGTCGCCCTCCGTGACCTGCACGGACGCAATAACTTCGAGGGGGTCACCGCCGAGCTGGTGGGATCCTGGTACGCCGGTATCGAACCGGTGGGCGTACGAAACTAG
- the mshC gene encoding cysteine--1-D-myo-inosityl 2-amino-2-deoxy-alpha-D-glucopyranoside ligase, with product MHSWPTPDIPALDGTPVPLALYDTADQQVKPVEVPPSGSGTPVGMYVCGITPYDSTHLGHAATYLAFDLIYRVLLDNDHQVHYVQNITDVDDPLFERAERDGVDWRELGTSQIDLFRKDMETLAVIPPKDYIGAIESIDEVIEMVSTLLEEGAAYVVDDPEYPDVYASINATENFGYESNYDAATMAELFAERGGDPDRPGKRNPMDALLWRAAREGEPSWESPFGPGRPGWHIECSAIATNRLGHSFDIQGGGSDLMFPHHEFSAAHAEAAHGVERMAKHYVHAGMISQDGVKMSKSLGNLEFVHRLTAAGHEPGAIRLGVYAHHYRGDRDWSDEILAAAEARLALWRSAITVATDVQAAVDAVAQLRTHLSNDLDTPAALAAVDAWAEAALKDTGNVSDTADQFDTPEFTPAGRILAAAVDALLGVRL from the coding sequence ATGCATTCTTGGCCCACCCCCGACATCCCCGCCCTGGACGGCACACCCGTGCCCCTGGCGCTCTACGACACCGCAGATCAACAGGTCAAACCCGTGGAGGTGCCGCCCAGTGGATCCGGAACCCCGGTGGGCATGTACGTCTGCGGGATCACCCCGTATGACTCCACACACCTGGGGCATGCGGCAACCTACCTCGCCTTCGACCTGATCTACCGCGTGCTGCTGGACAATGATCACCAGGTGCATTACGTCCAGAACATCACCGATGTGGATGACCCGCTGTTCGAACGCGCCGAGCGTGACGGCGTGGACTGGCGGGAGCTGGGCACCAGCCAGATCGACCTCTTCCGCAAGGACATGGAGACCCTGGCGGTGATCCCACCGAAGGATTACATCGGCGCGATCGAATCCATCGACGAGGTCATTGAGATGGTGTCCACCCTCTTGGAGGAGGGTGCGGCCTACGTCGTCGACGACCCGGAGTACCCGGATGTCTACGCCTCGATCAACGCCACCGAGAACTTCGGTTATGAATCCAACTACGATGCTGCCACCATGGCGGAGCTGTTCGCCGAACGCGGCGGGGACCCCGACCGCCCCGGCAAGCGCAACCCCATGGATGCACTGCTGTGGCGTGCCGCGCGCGAGGGTGAACCCAGCTGGGAATCCCCCTTCGGCCCCGGCCGCCCCGGCTGGCACATCGAGTGTTCCGCCATCGCCACCAACCGTCTCGGCCACAGCTTCGACATCCAGGGGGGCGGATCGGATCTGATGTTCCCCCACCACGAGTTCTCCGCCGCTCACGCCGAGGCCGCCCACGGGGTGGAGCGCATGGCCAAACACTATGTGCACGCCGGCATGATCTCCCAGGATGGGGTGAAGATGTCGAAGTCGCTGGGCAACCTTGAATTCGTGCACCGTCTCACCGCCGCCGGGCACGAACCGGGGGCCATCCGTCTCGGTGTCTACGCACACCACTACCGCGGTGACCGCGACTGGAGTGATGAGATCCTGGCGGCGGCGGAGGCGCGCCTGGCCCTGTGGCGCAGCGCCATCACCGTGGCCACCGATGTCCAGGCGGCGGTGGATGCCGTGGCCCAGCTGCGCACCCACCTCTCCAATGACCTGGACACCCCTGCCGCCCTCGCCGCCGTGGACGCCTGGGCTGAGGCGGCACTCAAGGACACCGGGAATGTGTCCGACACCGCCGATCAGTTCGACACCCCGGAGTTCACCCCGGCCGGTCGCATCCTCGCCGCCGCCGTGGATGCGCTGCTGGGAGTGCGTCTCTGA
- the hisG gene encoding ATP phosphoribosyltransferase: MLKIAVPNKGSLSERAMEILNEAGYAGRGDSKSLNVLDSANDVEFFYLRPKDIAIYVAGGQLDLGITGRDLAADSRADVHEVLSLGFGSSTFRYAAPAGQGWSIEKLEGKRIATSYPNLVRDDLAARGITAEVIRLDGAVEISIKLGVADAIADVVSTGRTLRQQGLEPFGESLCTSEAVIVGRRDEEITPAQRVLLSRIQGILHAQNYLMLDYNVDRDRLDEASAVTPGISGPTVSPLARENWVAVRAMVPLKSANATMDKLASIGAEAILASEIRIARI, translated from the coding sequence ATGCTGAAAATCGCTGTGCCCAACAAGGGCTCCCTGTCCGAGCGTGCCATGGAGATCCTCAACGAGGCCGGTTACGCCGGGCGTGGGGACTCCAAGTCCCTCAATGTCCTCGACTCCGCCAATGATGTTGAGTTCTTCTACCTGCGTCCCAAGGACATCGCCATCTATGTCGCCGGCGGGCAGCTGGACCTGGGTATCACCGGTAGGGATCTCGCCGCGGATTCCCGCGCCGATGTCCATGAGGTGCTCTCCCTCGGTTTCGGTTCCTCGACCTTCCGTTACGCCGCACCGGCGGGGCAGGGTTGGAGCATCGAGAAGCTGGAGGGCAAGCGCATCGCCACCTCCTACCCGAACCTGGTCCGCGATGACCTGGCCGCCCGCGGTATCACCGCCGAGGTGATCCGTCTCGACGGTGCCGTGGAGATCTCCATCAAGCTCGGTGTCGCCGACGCCATCGCCGATGTTGTCTCCACCGGCCGTACCCTGCGCCAGCAGGGCCTGGAGCCCTTCGGTGAGTCCCTGTGCACCTCCGAGGCCGTCATCGTCGGTCGCCGTGACGAGGAGATCACCCCCGCGCAGCGGGTGCTGCTCAGCCGCATCCAGGGCATCCTGCACGCGCAGAACTACCTCATGCTCGACTACAACGTCGACCGCGACCGGCTCGACGAGGCCAGCGCCGTCACCCCGGGCATCTCCGGCCCCACCGTGTCCCCGCTGGCCCGTGAGAACTGGGTCGCCGTGCGCGCCATGGTTCCGCTGAAGTCCGCGAACGCCACCATGGACAAGCTGGCCAGCATCGGGGCCGAGGCCATCCTCGCCTCCGAGATCCGCATCGCGCGTATCTGA
- a CDS encoding quinone-dependent dihydroorotate dehydrogenase has protein sequence MSSSSPAGTARTIRKKVYDASLKAMFTLRPERIHGIIADGLGVLQMATPVNRAMGRVIGVNDPVLSQEVFGVTFPRPLGLAAGFDKNATAADTWTALGFGYAELGTVTASPQAGNPTPRLFRLPADRAILNRMGFNNAGAADVADNLRRRKSRDVIGINIGKTKVVPAEQAVDDYRRSASLLGDLADYLVVNVSSPNTPGLRDLQAVESLRPILAAVQESTSVPVLVKIAPDLSDEDVDAVADLAVELGLAGIVATNTTISREGLVTPAHEVAEMGAGGISGPPVAERALEVLRRLHARVGDQLVLIGVGGISTPEQAWERIAAGATLLQGYTGFIYGGPDWIRDIHLGLAEQVKAHGLSNISEAVGSGLPWKDSAV, from the coding sequence ATGAGTTCGTCCTCCCCTGCCGGTACCGCACGTACGATCCGTAAGAAGGTCTACGATGCGAGCCTGAAGGCCATGTTCACCCTGCGTCCCGAGCGTATCCACGGCATCATCGCCGATGGTCTGGGTGTGCTCCAGATGGCCACCCCGGTCAACCGTGCCATGGGCCGGGTCATCGGGGTCAATGACCCGGTGTTGTCCCAGGAGGTCTTCGGTGTGACCTTCCCCCGTCCGCTGGGTCTGGCCGCGGGGTTCGACAAGAACGCCACCGCCGCCGACACGTGGACCGCCCTGGGGTTCGGTTATGCGGAGCTGGGCACGGTCACCGCCTCCCCGCAGGCGGGTAACCCCACCCCGCGTCTGTTCCGTCTGCCGGCCGATAGGGCCATTCTCAACCGCATGGGTTTCAACAACGCGGGTGCTGCGGATGTCGCTGACAATCTGCGGCGCCGTAAGTCCCGGGATGTCATCGGTATCAACATCGGCAAGACGAAGGTGGTGCCCGCCGAGCAGGCGGTGGATGACTACCGGCGCTCGGCCTCACTGCTGGGTGATCTGGCCGATTACCTGGTGGTGAATGTCTCCTCCCCCAACACCCCGGGCCTGCGGGATCTGCAGGCGGTGGAGTCCCTGCGTCCGATCCTGGCAGCCGTGCAGGAGTCCACCTCGGTGCCCGTCCTGGTGAAAATCGCCCCGGATCTGTCGGATGAGGATGTCGACGCCGTGGCTGATCTGGCGGTGGAGCTGGGTCTGGCCGGTATCGTGGCCACCAACACCACCATCTCCCGTGAGGGTCTGGTGACCCCCGCCCATGAGGTCGCGGAGATGGGTGCCGGTGGCATCTCCGGTCCCCCGGTGGCGGAGCGCGCACTGGAGGTCCTGCGGCGTCTCCATGCCCGGGTCGGTGACCAGCTGGTGCTCATCGGTGTCGGTGGCATCAGCACCCCGGAGCAGGCCTGGGAGCGGATCGCCGCCGGCGCCACCCTGCTGCAGGGGTACACCGGTTTCATCTACGGAGGCCCGGACTGGATCCGGGACATCCACCTCGGTCTGGCGGAGCAGGTCAAGGCGCACGGGTTGTCGAACATCTCCGAGGCGGTCGGATCCGGTCTGCCCTGGAAGGACAGTGCCGTGTAG